The DNA region GATGGCCCGCCTTCTACGACCTGATCAAAGAGGACACCATCACGCAGACAGACGACTTCTCCTATGGCATGCACAGAGTGGAGGCCACCTGTAGCCAGGTAGATGCTCTGCAGACCAGACCCTCCTCACAGTAATGTTGTCCTGTATCTCCAGAGCATAGCCCGCTTTAGTCCCTTGCTAACACTCCACAGTGACTTGGCCATGTCACCTCTGTAGTGCGGAGCCCATCTGGGTCACATCTTCGACGATGGCCCTCGACCCACAGGGAAGCGCTACTGCATCAATTCAGCCTCCATGGCTTTCAAGAGCAAGGAGCAGACTGTACCCAGCTGCGCCCAGGGACCCGAGACGGAGGCTGCCATCACAGAGGCTTCCAAGGTAGCTGCCAAGGCGCCCATCAAGGGGGCTGCCAAGGGGCCCACCAAAGGGGCTGCCAAGGGGCCCACCAAAGGGGCTGCCAAGGAGGCTTCCAAGGTCGCCAGCAAGGGGGCTGCTAACGGGGCCCCAGGGAGCCGCTCCAGGGCCCCAACAGCCCCCAGCAAGACTGAGTTCTGAGACCCCCCCTCCCATGGTATTCCAGCCTGATTACCCCTGACCATAGGGCTACAGATGATTGACCCACTGGGCCAAATATCCCAGACCAAGGAGCCCTACAGGTACTGAGAACACTCCCATATGAAGCCCAGATATCCACCAAACAGAACCTGCAAGAGCAACAAGCACCATTTATGTTAATGGCTCCGCCCAGATTACCCAGAATCACCCTCACTGCACGCAGCCACTCCCCCCTCCCATTTGAATGAAACTCAGTCTGGACGCAGAGAGGTGGGGGAAGTAGAGGAGGACTACCCCTTACTCTCCTTTATGACCGTCAGACACTTGATTTTAAAGGTTTTACAGAGGTTTTTATAATAGATTCTTAGTTATGCTTAAAAAAAATTCCGCCCTTACAAATGTACCACCAAGCTTTACGTTGAAGAATAAACACATACATACTTTGCTAGAATACAGTATTACTTTGAAGTGACATTTGATACAGGGAGTCGAACAGTTTGAGGAACACTATGCAAGAGCTCTAAGGGGAGAATGGGAACGGGAACAGAGGCCTCTTTCAAAGAGGCCGGGATGCGTGACAGATGTTTAGTCTGAACACGGAGGGAGCCGAATATCTGAGGCTGATTTCTTGCCTCCTGCCCTGGTGCCTTTTTGCCCTGAATTGAACATTTTCTGTGTTTTCCTTCACTAGCAGTGTGAGAAGAGTACTGATATTCAATAAATCTTGACACACTTGATGTTCTTTTCATACATTATGTTTGTTTCTGCCCtagcctgtatatatatatatatatatatatagtacatatacacatgtgcgtgtgtgtgcaatttCCATTAATACTGGAAATTGGTGGGAGTCTCCTCATCATTCAAGGACAACAGGCTTTGGATCTTCACGTTTATTGCTTCCTATTGGGGGAGTAGATGCACAACTGGAAATGTGAAGCAAAGGTACagtatcaatccatccatccattcctccAAACTGCGTATCCATTATAGAGTCTTGGTGAGCCTGGTTCCTGTCCCAGTCAGCACAAATCACCAGGCAGGAGAAGCCCTGGAATGGATGTCAGTCCATTACAGctgacagtcacacacacacacacacgctcgttATGGACACCATTCCCTCATAAACACACAGGGCGAACAGGCAAATTTCACATAGAGTTGAGAGCAGGACAAAACCCCACCAGGTACCCAGTGAGGATCCATTTACCATCATGCTACGGTAAACCACATTTTAAAAGTCTTCAAGGAGCGCCTTCTGGCTCCCCTTACAAAATCTTCTCAGCGATTCTACAGGCTGGAATGTAGCCGAGCCCTCACAAGTTCATGTGTCAAGGTCAGGTGTTATTTAGGCCCTTGTGATGAGTCACGCCGACACTGAAGCTCAGTGTTGACGCCACTTCACAGTCACAAAGGGAGCAGAAGAAGCTGAGATGCACACAGGCTGGCTGAGGGCAGCATTCACCACCTCCCCTCCGTCAGGTCTGTGTGCGGTCAGGCCTGACACCTCATAATGTGTGGAGGCCCTTTCAGAACGAAAT from Brienomyrus brachyistius isolate T26 chromosome 1, BBRACH_0.4, whole genome shotgun sequence includes:
- the msrb3 gene encoding methionine-R-sulfoxide reductase B3 isoform X3; this encodes MSGFNLLHLVTKSQPVALRACGLPSGSCRRKKTWPVSFSQEELRQRLTPIQYHVTQEKGTESAFRGEFTDHKEEGIYTCVVCGTSLFESDKKFDSGSGWPAFYDLIKEDTITQTDDFSYGMHRVEATCSQCGAHLGHIFDDGPRPTGKRYCINSASMAFKSKEQTVPSCAQGPETEAAITEASKVAAKAPIKGAAKGPTKGAAKGPTKGAAKEASKVASKGAANGAPGSRSRAPTAPSKTEF
- the msrb3 gene encoding methionine-R-sulfoxide reductase B3 isoform X2, whose product is MTLSTPFACTLYTALEMMAPRLTQRATQLRSCRRKKTWPVSFSQEELRQRLTPIQYHVTQEKGTESAFRGEFTDHKEEGIYTCVVCGTSLFESDKKFDSGSGWPAFYDLIKEDTITQTDDFSYGMHRVEATCSQCGAHLGHIFDDGPRPTGKRYCINSASMAFKSKEQTVPSCAQGPETEAAITEASKVAAKAPIKGAAKGPTKGAAKGPTKGAAKEASKVASKGAANGAPGSRSRAPTAPSKTEF